The Euphorbia lathyris chromosome 2, ddEupLath1.1, whole genome shotgun sequence genome includes a window with the following:
- the LOC136218647 gene encoding formate--tetrahydrofolate ligase isoform X2 → MSSSTLRKVEVVSPVPADIDIANSVQPFHISQIAHQLNLTPNHYDLYGKYKAKVLLSVLDEVQGSPDGYYVVVGGITPTPLGEGKSTTVVGLCQALGAYLDKKVVTCLRQPSQGPTFGIKGGAAGGGYSQVIPMDEFNLHLTGDIHAITAANNLLAAAIDTRIFHESTQSDKALLNRLCPPNKEGKSNFSDIMFRRLKKLGISKTKPEELTAEEVKKFARLDIDPDSITWRRVMDVNDRFLRKITIGQGPEEKGMFRETGFDISVASEIMAVLALTSSLSDMRERLGKMVVGNSKSGDPITADDLGLGGALTVLMKDAINPTLMQTLEGTPVLVHAGPFANIAHGNSSIVADKIALKLVGQGGFVVTEAGFGADIGTEKFMNIKCRYSGLTPQCAVIVATIRALKMHGGGPQVVAGKPLDRAYTTENVALVEAGCVNLARHILNTKAYGVNVVVAVNMFSTDSEAELSAVKNAALAAGAYDAVVCTHHAHGGKGAVDLGIAVQRACENMAQPLKFLYPLDISIKEKIEAIARSYGASGVEYSEQAEKQIEMYSRQGFTELPICMAKTQYSFSDNAAEKGAPTGFILPIRDVRGSIGAGFIYPLVGTMSTMPGLPTRPCFYDIDLDTATAFPLKFLSISSIFFNLH, encoded by the exons atGAGCTCTTCGACGTTGAGGAAAGTGGAGGTGGTTTCACCAGTTCCAGCAGATATAGATATTGCTAACTCAGTTCAACCTTTTCACATTTCCCAGATTGCTCACCAACTTAATCTTACCCCTAACCATTATGATCTTTATGGCAAATACAAAGCCAAG GTTTTGTTGTCTGttcttgatgaagttcaaggaTCGCCAGATGGATATTATGTGGTGGTCGGAGGCATTACGCCTACACCTCTTGGGGAAGGCAAGTCTACTACTGTTGTTGGACTTTGTCAAGCTCTCGGTGCATATCTTGATAAAAAg GTTGTCACCTGCCTTCGTCAACCATCACAAGGTCCCACTTTCGGAATTAAAGGGGGTGCTGCTGGTGGTGGATATAGTCAAGTCATTCCAATGGACGAATTCAATCTTCACTTAACAGGAGATATTCATGCTATTACAGCTGCAAACAATCTCCTGGCAGCTGCAATTGATACCCGAATATTCCACGAGTCTACTCAATCAGATAAGGCTCTTTTGAACCGATTATGCCCACCTAATAAGGAAGGAAAAAGCAACTTTAGTGACATAATGTTTCGGCGTCTGAAAAAGCTTGGTATCTCCAAGACCAAACCTGAGGAGCTTACAGCAGAAGAAGTCAAGAAATTTGCAAGGCTTGATATTGACCCAGATTCAATTACATGGAGGAGAGTAATGGATGTCAATGATCGTTTCTTGAGGAAGATCACCATTGGACAAGGTCCTGAAGAAAAAGGAATGTTCAGAGAAACAGGATTTGACATTTCTGTTGCTAGTGAGATTATGGCAGTTTTGGCTCTCACATCATCTCTTTCTGATATGAGAGAGAGGCTTGGAAAAATGGTAGTAGGAAATAGCAAGTCTGGTGACCCTATTACAGCTGATGATCTTGGTTTGGGAGGTGCTTTGACTGTACTAATGAAGGATGCCATCAATCCTACATTGATGCAGACCCTTGAAGGAACTCCTGTTCTTGTCCATGCTGGTCCTTTTGCCAACATAGCTCACGGCAATTCCTCCATTGTTGCTGATAAAATTGCCTTGAAACTAGTAGGACAAGGTGGGTTTGTGGTCACAGAAGCAGGCTTTGGTGCTGATATTGGGACTGAGAAGTTCATGAACATTAAGTGCCGATATAGTGGCCTGACGCCTCAGTGTGCTGTTATTGTTGCAACAATTCGCGCTCTGAAAATGCACGGCGGAGGACCACAAGTTGTTGCTGGGAAGCCTCTTGACCGTGCCTACACCACTGAGAATGTGGCTTTGGTTGAAGCTGGCTGTGTTAATCTGGCTAGGCATATTTTAAACACAAAAGCTTATGGGGTGAACGTTGTTGTTGCTGTGAACATGTTCTCAACTGATAGTGAAGCAGAGCTTAGTGCGGTGAAAAATGCTGCCCTTGCTGCTGGTGCATATGATGCTGTTGTCTGCACACATCATGCCCATGGTGGGAAAGGAGCG GTGGACCTAGGAATTGCAGTTCAAAGAGCCTGTGAGAATATGGCACAACCACTGAAGTTTTTATATCCATTGGATATTAGTATTAAAGAGAAAATTGAGGCAATAGCAAGATCATATGGTGCTAGTGGGGTTGAGTACTCAGAGCAG GCAGAGAAGCAGATTGAGATGTACAGCAGACAAGGGTTCACAGAACTACCAATCTGCATGGCTAAAACACAGTATTCATTCTCAGACAATGCAGCTGAGAAGGGAGCACCGACGGGATTTATTTTGCCAATAAGGGATGTGAGGGGAAGCATTGGTGCTGGTTTCATTTATCCTTTGGTAGGGACGATGAGTACGATGCCCGGACTTCCTACAAGGCCTTGCTtttatgacattgatcttgACACCGCTACAG ctttccccttgaagttcctctccatctcctccatcttcttcaacctccattga
- the LOC136218647 gene encoding formate--tetrahydrofolate ligase isoform X1, with product MSSSTLRKVEVVSPVPADIDIANSVQPFHISQIAHQLNLTPNHYDLYGKYKAKVLLSVLDEVQGSPDGYYVVVGGITPTPLGEGKSTTVVGLCQALGAYLDKKVVTCLRQPSQGPTFGIKGGAAGGGYSQVIPMDEFNLHLTGDIHAITAANNLLAAAIDTRIFHESTQSDKALLNRLCPPNKEGKSNFSDIMFRRLKKLGISKTKPEELTAEEVKKFARLDIDPDSITWRRVMDVNDRFLRKITIGQGPEEKGMFRETGFDISVASEIMAVLALTSSLSDMRERLGKMVVGNSKSGDPITADDLGLGGALTVLMKDAINPTLMQTLEGTPVLVHAGPFANIAHGNSSIVADKIALKLVGQGGFVVTEAGFGADIGTEKFMNIKCRYSGLTPQCAVIVATIRALKMHGGGPQVVAGKPLDRAYTTENVALVEAGCVNLARHILNTKAYGVNVVVAVNMFSTDSEAELSAVKNAALAAGAYDAVVCTHHAHGGKGAVDLGIAVQRACENMAQPLKFLYPLDISIKEKIEAIARSYGASGVEYSEQAEKQIEMYSRQGFTELPICMAKTQYSFSDNAAEKGAPTGFILPIRDVRGSIGAGFIYPLVGTMSTMPGLPTRPCFYDIDLDTATGCGRAREIIFQLNWTIKLWIYARKLEIQIKRLAMDARIEKVSLGSLASL from the exons atGAGCTCTTCGACGTTGAGGAAAGTGGAGGTGGTTTCACCAGTTCCAGCAGATATAGATATTGCTAACTCAGTTCAACCTTTTCACATTTCCCAGATTGCTCACCAACTTAATCTTACCCCTAACCATTATGATCTTTATGGCAAATACAAAGCCAAG GTTTTGTTGTCTGttcttgatgaagttcaaggaTCGCCAGATGGATATTATGTGGTGGTCGGAGGCATTACGCCTACACCTCTTGGGGAAGGCAAGTCTACTACTGTTGTTGGACTTTGTCAAGCTCTCGGTGCATATCTTGATAAAAAg GTTGTCACCTGCCTTCGTCAACCATCACAAGGTCCCACTTTCGGAATTAAAGGGGGTGCTGCTGGTGGTGGATATAGTCAAGTCATTCCAATGGACGAATTCAATCTTCACTTAACAGGAGATATTCATGCTATTACAGCTGCAAACAATCTCCTGGCAGCTGCAATTGATACCCGAATATTCCACGAGTCTACTCAATCAGATAAGGCTCTTTTGAACCGATTATGCCCACCTAATAAGGAAGGAAAAAGCAACTTTAGTGACATAATGTTTCGGCGTCTGAAAAAGCTTGGTATCTCCAAGACCAAACCTGAGGAGCTTACAGCAGAAGAAGTCAAGAAATTTGCAAGGCTTGATATTGACCCAGATTCAATTACATGGAGGAGAGTAATGGATGTCAATGATCGTTTCTTGAGGAAGATCACCATTGGACAAGGTCCTGAAGAAAAAGGAATGTTCAGAGAAACAGGATTTGACATTTCTGTTGCTAGTGAGATTATGGCAGTTTTGGCTCTCACATCATCTCTTTCTGATATGAGAGAGAGGCTTGGAAAAATGGTAGTAGGAAATAGCAAGTCTGGTGACCCTATTACAGCTGATGATCTTGGTTTGGGAGGTGCTTTGACTGTACTAATGAAGGATGCCATCAATCCTACATTGATGCAGACCCTTGAAGGAACTCCTGTTCTTGTCCATGCTGGTCCTTTTGCCAACATAGCTCACGGCAATTCCTCCATTGTTGCTGATAAAATTGCCTTGAAACTAGTAGGACAAGGTGGGTTTGTGGTCACAGAAGCAGGCTTTGGTGCTGATATTGGGACTGAGAAGTTCATGAACATTAAGTGCCGATATAGTGGCCTGACGCCTCAGTGTGCTGTTATTGTTGCAACAATTCGCGCTCTGAAAATGCACGGCGGAGGACCACAAGTTGTTGCTGGGAAGCCTCTTGACCGTGCCTACACCACTGAGAATGTGGCTTTGGTTGAAGCTGGCTGTGTTAATCTGGCTAGGCATATTTTAAACACAAAAGCTTATGGGGTGAACGTTGTTGTTGCTGTGAACATGTTCTCAACTGATAGTGAAGCAGAGCTTAGTGCGGTGAAAAATGCTGCCCTTGCTGCTGGTGCATATGATGCTGTTGTCTGCACACATCATGCCCATGGTGGGAAAGGAGCG GTGGACCTAGGAATTGCAGTTCAAAGAGCCTGTGAGAATATGGCACAACCACTGAAGTTTTTATATCCATTGGATATTAGTATTAAAGAGAAAATTGAGGCAATAGCAAGATCATATGGTGCTAGTGGGGTTGAGTACTCAGAGCAG GCAGAGAAGCAGATTGAGATGTACAGCAGACAAGGGTTCACAGAACTACCAATCTGCATGGCTAAAACACAGTATTCATTCTCAGACAATGCAGCTGAGAAGGGAGCACCGACGGGATTTATTTTGCCAATAAGGGATGTGAGGGGAAGCATTGGTGCTGGTTTCATTTATCCTTTGGTAGGGACGATGAGTACGATGCCCGGACTTCCTACAAGGCCTTGCTtttatgacattgatcttgACACCGCTACAG gatgcggacgtgccagagaaattatttttcaattaaattgGACGATTAAGTTATGGATTTATGCACGAAAACTTGAAATCCAAATAAAGCGATTGGCGATGGATGCAAGGATTGAGAAAGTttctcttgggtctctagcatCGTTATAA
- the LOC136218647 gene encoding formate--tetrahydrofolate ligase isoform X3, with the protein MSSSTLRKVEVVSPVPADIDIANSVQPFHISQIAHQLNLTPNHYDLYGKYKAKVLLSVLDEVQGSPDGYYVVVGGITPTPLGEGKSTTVVGLCQALGAYLDKKVVTCLRQPSQGPTFGIKGGAAGGGYSQVIPMDEFNLHLTGDIHAITAANNLLAAAIDTRIFHESTQSDKALLNRLCPPNKEGKSNFSDIMFRRLKKLGISKTKPEELTAEEVKKFARLDIDPDSITWRRVMDVNDRFLRKITIGQGPEEKGMFRETGFDISVASEIMAVLALTSSLSDMRERLGKMVVGNSKSGDPITADDLGLGGALTVLMKDAINPTLMQTLEGTPVLVHAGPFANIAHGNSSIVADKIALKLVGQGGFVVTEAGFGADIGTEKFMNIKCRYSGLTPQCAVIVATIRALKMHGGGPQVVAGKPLDRAYTTENVALVEAGCVNLARHILNTKAYGVNVVVAVNMFSTDSEAELSAVKNAALAAGAYDAVVCTHHAHGGKGAVDLGIAVQRACENMAQPLKFLYPLDISIKEKIEAIARSYGASGVEYSEQAEKQIEMYSRQGFTELPICMAKTQYSFSDNAAEKGAPTGFILPIRDVRGSIGAGFIYPLVGTMSTMPGLPTRPCFYDIDLDTATDF; encoded by the exons atGAGCTCTTCGACGTTGAGGAAAGTGGAGGTGGTTTCACCAGTTCCAGCAGATATAGATATTGCTAACTCAGTTCAACCTTTTCACATTTCCCAGATTGCTCACCAACTTAATCTTACCCCTAACCATTATGATCTTTATGGCAAATACAAAGCCAAG GTTTTGTTGTCTGttcttgatgaagttcaaggaTCGCCAGATGGATATTATGTGGTGGTCGGAGGCATTACGCCTACACCTCTTGGGGAAGGCAAGTCTACTACTGTTGTTGGACTTTGTCAAGCTCTCGGTGCATATCTTGATAAAAAg GTTGTCACCTGCCTTCGTCAACCATCACAAGGTCCCACTTTCGGAATTAAAGGGGGTGCTGCTGGTGGTGGATATAGTCAAGTCATTCCAATGGACGAATTCAATCTTCACTTAACAGGAGATATTCATGCTATTACAGCTGCAAACAATCTCCTGGCAGCTGCAATTGATACCCGAATATTCCACGAGTCTACTCAATCAGATAAGGCTCTTTTGAACCGATTATGCCCACCTAATAAGGAAGGAAAAAGCAACTTTAGTGACATAATGTTTCGGCGTCTGAAAAAGCTTGGTATCTCCAAGACCAAACCTGAGGAGCTTACAGCAGAAGAAGTCAAGAAATTTGCAAGGCTTGATATTGACCCAGATTCAATTACATGGAGGAGAGTAATGGATGTCAATGATCGTTTCTTGAGGAAGATCACCATTGGACAAGGTCCTGAAGAAAAAGGAATGTTCAGAGAAACAGGATTTGACATTTCTGTTGCTAGTGAGATTATGGCAGTTTTGGCTCTCACATCATCTCTTTCTGATATGAGAGAGAGGCTTGGAAAAATGGTAGTAGGAAATAGCAAGTCTGGTGACCCTATTACAGCTGATGATCTTGGTTTGGGAGGTGCTTTGACTGTACTAATGAAGGATGCCATCAATCCTACATTGATGCAGACCCTTGAAGGAACTCCTGTTCTTGTCCATGCTGGTCCTTTTGCCAACATAGCTCACGGCAATTCCTCCATTGTTGCTGATAAAATTGCCTTGAAACTAGTAGGACAAGGTGGGTTTGTGGTCACAGAAGCAGGCTTTGGTGCTGATATTGGGACTGAGAAGTTCATGAACATTAAGTGCCGATATAGTGGCCTGACGCCTCAGTGTGCTGTTATTGTTGCAACAATTCGCGCTCTGAAAATGCACGGCGGAGGACCACAAGTTGTTGCTGGGAAGCCTCTTGACCGTGCCTACACCACTGAGAATGTGGCTTTGGTTGAAGCTGGCTGTGTTAATCTGGCTAGGCATATTTTAAACACAAAAGCTTATGGGGTGAACGTTGTTGTTGCTGTGAACATGTTCTCAACTGATAGTGAAGCAGAGCTTAGTGCGGTGAAAAATGCTGCCCTTGCTGCTGGTGCATATGATGCTGTTGTCTGCACACATCATGCCCATGGTGGGAAAGGAGCG GTGGACCTAGGAATTGCAGTTCAAAGAGCCTGTGAGAATATGGCACAACCACTGAAGTTTTTATATCCATTGGATATTAGTATTAAAGAGAAAATTGAGGCAATAGCAAGATCATATGGTGCTAGTGGGGTTGAGTACTCAGAGCAG GCAGAGAAGCAGATTGAGATGTACAGCAGACAAGGGTTCACAGAACTACCAATCTGCATGGCTAAAACACAGTATTCATTCTCAGACAATGCAGCTGAGAAGGGAGCACCGACGGGATTTATTTTGCCAATAAGGGATGTGAGGGGAAGCATTGGTGCTGGTTTCATTTATCCTTTGGTAGGGACGATGAGTACGATGCCCGGACTTCCTACAAGGCCTTGCTtttatgacattgatcttgACACCGCTACAG atttttag